The Oncorhynchus nerka isolate Pitt River linkage group LG12, Oner_Uvic_2.0, whole genome shotgun sequence genome includes a region encoding these proteins:
- the LOC115125137 gene encoding early growth response protein 1-B-like: protein MLFTEEDIFMSEFEDACSAWVDSVSSGSDGTDSDVGSPAQQGCVLSPGTDGSDSDFFSDLNDCSSDSLSPPLAYTGSFYTEPLPGMVPPCSTEALLNMITEIVGICTVEDQATSETPSASLPVSATPCSAMSVASPPIYTPSMESVSSGYWSQDLTEIPSPSSGVDIQTPTAAPVVVKNEFNSNCDGCDNDHFSHPGQDAFSPGSLEQLFPLSGQSLDHQVDVKELLDSLLLTDIKTECIIKQEPCYVGDWAQNVPVNGSYVNDSFLVKTEPLEFQTGASGTQQLDACSDLAAFTASLSSSSLDAILSSLLPSVFPRSRGVHATAGESKATARSSTGAVKVKPFPCPIIGCDRRFSRSDELNRHVRIHTGHKPFQCAICLRSFSRSDHLTTHTRTHTGEKPFSCEVCGKRFARSDERKRHGRVHVKQQLKAQMMAAYHLAFPGGV, encoded by the exons ATGCTGTTCACAGAGGAAGACATCTTCATGTCAGAGTTCGAGGACGCGTGCAGCGCCTGGGTGGACAGTGTCAGCTCAGGCAGTGACGGTACAGACTCTGATGTCGGATCTCCAGCACAACAAG gttgtGTGTTATCCCCGGGGACCGATGGGTCTGATTCGGATTTCTTCTCCGACCTGAATGACTGTTCCTCAGACAGCCTGTCGCCTCCTCTTGCCTACACCGGGAGCTTCTACACGGAGCCGTTACCGGGCATGGTGCCACCCTGCAGCACAGAAGCCCTGCTCAACATGATCACGGAGATAGTTGGGATCTGCACGGTGGAGGACCAGGCGACCAGCGAGACtccgtctgcctccctccccgtctctgcCACACCCTGCTCGGCCATGAGCGTTGCCTCTCCCCCTATTTACACTCCCTCCATGGAGTCTGTCTCCAGCGGATACTGGAGTCAGGATCTGACCGAgattccttctccttcctccggGGTGGACATTCAGACTCCCACCGCTGCCCCTGTGGTGGTCAAGAACGAGTTCAACAGCAACTGCGACGGCTGCGACAACGACCACTTCTCCCACCCTGGTCAGGATGCCTTCTCCCCGGGCAGCTTGGAGCAACTGTTCCCGCTGTCTGGTCAATCTCTGGATCACCAGGTAGATGTAAAGGAGCTTCTGGACTCTCTGCTGCTGACTGACATTAAGACAGAGTGTATCATCAAACAGGAGCCATGCTACGTGGGAGACTGGGCTCAGAATGTACCTGTTAACGGGAGCTACGTCAACGATAGCTTTCTGGTCAAAACGGAGCCTCTGGAGTTCCAGACTGGGGCCTCAGGGACGCAGCAGCTGGACGCTTGCAGCGACCTGGCGGCCTTCaccgcctctctctcctcctcctccctggatgCCATCCTTTCCTCCCTGCTGCCCAGCGTGTTCCCGAGGAGCAGGGGCGTGCACGCCACCGCTGGAGAAAGTAAAGCGACGGCCCGCTCCAGCACCGGGGCCGTGAAGGTGAAGCCGTTCCCGTGTCCAATAATCGGCTGTGACAGGCGTTTCTCACGCTCCGACGAGCTCAACCGCCACGTGCGCATCCACACGGGCCACAAGCCGTTCCAGTGCGCAATCTGCCTGCGCAGTTTCAGCAGGAGCGACCACCTGaccacgcacacgcgcacgcacactggagagaaacctttcTCTTGCGAGGTGTGCGGGAAGCGTTTCGCGCGCAGCGATGAGAGGAAGAGGCACGGACGCGTGCACGTGAAGCAGCAGCTGAAAGCTCAGATGATGGCAGCCTATCATCTGGCTTTCCCCGGTGGAGTTTGA